Proteins from a single region of Aureibacter tunicatorum:
- a CDS encoding glycine--tRNA ligase, with amino-acid sequence MATKDKNKAENNELKKIIAHAKEYGFVYPSSEIYDGLQAVYDYGAYGSELKKNLKDLWWQTMTKLNQNVVGIDAAIFMHPLTWKASGHVDSFTDPLIDNKDSNKRYRADVLVEDKAAEYENAGDKERADALLKKLGQLLEAEELEAVRELIIEEEIACPISGTTNWTEVRQFNLMFDTQVGAVAEDSSKIYLRPETAQGIFVNFLNVQKTARQKIPFGIAQIGKAFRNEIVARQFIFRMREFEQMEMQFFVRPGEEMKWYEHWKETRLKWHKAIGLPAEDLRFHDHEKLAHYANAATDIEYKFPFGFKEVEGIHSRTDFDLTQHQELSKKKLQYFDTEINKNYIPYVVETSIGADRLFLMVLSNSFTEEEVQDGEKVKTRTYLKLHPAIAPVKAAVFPLIKKNGLPEKAKEIFDDLRYDFNMIYEENQAIGKRYVRQDLIGTPFCIAVDFQTLEDNTVTVRHRDTTEQLRMPISDLRAYIGKEVSFSTILNQL; translated from the coding sequence ATGGCTACAAAAGATAAAAATAAAGCGGAAAATAACGAATTGAAGAAGATAATCGCGCATGCCAAGGAATATGGTTTTGTGTATCCTTCAAGTGAAATATATGATGGTCTTCAAGCTGTATATGACTATGGAGCTTACGGTTCTGAATTGAAAAAGAATCTTAAGGATCTATGGTGGCAGACGATGACAAAGCTTAATCAAAACGTGGTAGGCATCGATGCGGCGATTTTCATGCATCCGCTTACTTGGAAGGCTTCTGGACACGTAGACAGCTTTACAGATCCTTTGATTGACAATAAGGACTCTAATAAAAGATATCGCGCTGACGTATTGGTGGAAGATAAAGCCGCTGAATATGAAAATGCAGGTGATAAAGAAAGAGCGGACGCGTTATTGAAGAAGCTGGGCCAGTTGTTGGAGGCTGAGGAGCTTGAGGCGGTAAGAGAGTTGATTATCGAAGAAGAGATTGCATGTCCTATTTCGGGTACAACAAATTGGACTGAAGTTAGACAATTCAACTTGATGTTTGATACTCAGGTAGGTGCTGTTGCTGAAGATTCTTCAAAGATTTATCTTAGGCCGGAAACTGCTCAGGGTATTTTTGTGAATTTCTTGAATGTGCAAAAAACAGCTCGCCAGAAAATTCCTTTTGGTATTGCTCAGATTGGGAAAGCTTTCCGTAACGAGATTGTTGCTCGTCAGTTTATCTTTCGTATGAGAGAGTTCGAACAAATGGAAATGCAATTTTTCGTTCGTCCGGGAGAAGAAATGAAGTGGTATGAGCACTGGAAAGAAACTCGATTGAAATGGCATAAAGCCATTGGTCTTCCAGCGGAAGATTTGAGATTCCACGATCATGAGAAGTTGGCTCACTATGCAAATGCAGCCACAGATATTGAGTACAAGTTCCCGTTTGGTTTCAAAGAAGTTGAAGGAATTCACTCAAGAACAGATTTTGACTTGACACAACATCAAGAGCTGTCCAAGAAGAAACTACAGTATTTTGATACTGAAATCAATAAGAACTATATTCCTTATGTGGTAGAGACTTCGATTGGCGCTGACAGGTTGTTCTTGATGGTATTATCAAATTCATTTACAGAAGAAGAAGTTCAGGATGGAGAAAAAGTTAAAACTAGAACTTATTTAAAACTTCATCCAGCGATAGCTCCAGTGAAGGCAGCAGTATTCCCTTTAATTAAGAAAAATGGACTTCCAGAAAAAGCCAAGGAAATATTTGATGATCTTAGATATGATTTTAATATGATCTACGAGGAAAATCAAGCTATTGGGAAACGATATGTAAGACAAGACTTGATCGGTACACCTTTCTGTATTGCTGTTGATTTCCAGACTTTGGAAGATAATACAGTTACTGTTCGTCATAGAGATACTACAGAGCAGTTGAGAATGCCTATTTCTGATTTGAGAGCTTATATTGGCAAAGAAGTTTCTTTCAGCACGATTTTGAATCAACTGTAA
- the metF gene encoding methylenetetrahydrofolate reductase [NAD(P)H], producing MASIKIEEIFKEKEKTFSFEFFPPKNFKATIEFGINVGQLLKLSPDFVSVTYGAGGSNQKATFDLVDYLQNQIGLTTMAHYTCINATKDKIKSDLAYLDEVGIKNLMLLRGDPPKGEDTFVKSEGGFNYASELISYANSLGEYSIGVAGYPEKHPEAVSLDADIDNLKRKVDAGGDFIVTQMFYDNQRYYDFVDRCREKGIKARIIPGIMPITNFSQIKRFSEMVGTEIPQEIVNAFAPYKDNKKKMYELGIYLGLKQCIELLENGAPGLHFYTLNKSRATVDIFESIPKILK from the coding sequence ATGGCATCAATTAAGATCGAAGAGATTTTCAAAGAGAAAGAGAAAACGTTTTCTTTCGAATTTTTTCCACCAAAAAACTTCAAAGCCACAATTGAATTTGGAATAAATGTTGGGCAATTGTTAAAGCTTTCCCCTGACTTTGTTTCGGTTACCTATGGCGCGGGTGGCTCCAATCAAAAAGCGACTTTCGATTTAGTCGATTATCTGCAAAATCAGATTGGCTTGACCACAATGGCTCACTATACTTGTATCAACGCTACCAAAGATAAAATAAAATCAGATCTAGCTTACCTTGATGAAGTAGGAATCAAAAATTTGATGTTGTTGAGAGGAGATCCCCCAAAGGGAGAAGACACCTTTGTCAAAAGCGAGGGAGGATTCAACTACGCATCAGAATTGATTTCTTACGCCAATAGTTTGGGAGAATATAGCATTGGAGTTGCTGGTTACCCAGAAAAGCACCCTGAAGCTGTTAGCCTAGACGCTGACATCGACAACCTTAAAAGAAAAGTCGATGCAGGAGGAGATTTTATCGTAACTCAAATGTTTTACGACAACCAGCGTTACTATGATTTTGTCGATAGATGCCGAGAAAAAGGCATCAAGGCCAGAATTATACCAGGGATCATGCCAATCACCAACTTCAGCCAAATCAAAAGATTTTCGGAAATGGTAGGAACAGAAATTCCTCAAGAAATTGTCAACGCTTTTGCGCCATACAAAGACAATAAGAAAAAAATGTATGAACTTGGCATTTACCTTGGGTTGAAACAATGCATTGAATTACTAGAAAATGGAGCGCCTGGGCTTCACTTCTACACGCTCAACAAGTCCAGAGCCACGGTTGATATTTTCGAATCTATACCAAAAATATTAAAATAG
- the glmS gene encoding glutamine--fructose-6-phosphate transaminase (isomerizing), giving the protein MCGIVAYIGQRKASDVIIKGLKRLEYRGYDSAGIALAQEGKINVFKKKGKVADLESFMEGKNYSGEIGIGHTRWATHGAPTDENAHPHYSQSGKLAIIHNGIIENYDSLKQDLLAKGHEFKSDTDTEVLIHFIEDIKDNVGCDLAEAVRLALTKVIGAYAIAIISEDEPNTMIAARKGSPLVVGVGKDEFFLASDASPIIEYTNEVVYLNDLELAIIKDGELTIKAVESDEVQTPYIQKLELELEAIEKGGFEHFMLKEIYEQDKTIRDCMRGRLNALEGQLVLGGIHNYQQNIINAERIIIIACGTSWHSGLVAEYMFEEFARIPVEVEYASEFRYRNPVIKEGDVVIAISQSGETADTLAAMEMAKERGAIVLGICNVVGSSIARVSHEGVYTHAGPEIGVASTKAFTAQLIVLAMIALKLGRRRGTITEGRFRELLIELDQIPEKVKKSLDLDEQTKEISAVFKDAKNFLYLGRGYNFPVALEGALKLKEISYIHAEGYPAAEMKHGPIALIDEDMPVVFIATRDSSYDKVVSNIQEVKARKGKVIAIVSEGDSLIPGIADYVIEVPHTFEGFMPLVSVIPLQLLSYHIAVMRGCNVDQPRNLAKSVTVE; this is encoded by the coding sequence ATGTGCGGAATTGTAGCATACATTGGACAAAGAAAAGCATCCGATGTTATTATAAAGGGACTTAAGCGACTTGAATATAGAGGTTATGACAGTGCTGGAATCGCGCTGGCTCAAGAAGGAAAAATTAATGTCTTCAAAAAGAAGGGAAAAGTAGCGGACTTGGAATCTTTTATGGAAGGCAAGAATTATAGTGGTGAAATAGGCATTGGACATACTAGATGGGCAACACATGGAGCGCCAACGGATGAAAATGCTCACCCACATTATTCTCAAAGTGGAAAGCTTGCGATAATCCATAATGGAATTATCGAAAATTATGATTCTTTAAAGCAGGATTTGTTGGCTAAAGGACATGAGTTCAAGTCTGACACAGATACTGAGGTATTGATTCATTTTATCGAAGATATCAAGGATAATGTTGGTTGTGATTTAGCTGAGGCTGTGAGGCTAGCTTTGACGAAAGTTATTGGAGCTTATGCTATTGCGATAATTTCGGAAGATGAGCCGAACACAATGATCGCCGCAAGAAAAGGCAGTCCTTTGGTAGTAGGAGTAGGGAAAGATGAGTTCTTCTTAGCCTCAGATGCTTCGCCAATCATAGAATATACAAATGAAGTGGTTTATTTAAATGATTTGGAGCTGGCGATTATTAAGGATGGCGAGTTGACAATCAAAGCCGTGGAAAGCGACGAAGTGCAAACCCCTTATATTCAAAAACTAGAGCTAGAGCTTGAGGCGATTGAAAAAGGCGGTTTTGAGCATTTTATGCTTAAGGAAATCTATGAGCAAGATAAGACGATAAGAGATTGCATGAGAGGTCGTTTGAATGCTTTGGAGGGCCAGTTGGTTCTTGGAGGTATTCATAATTACCAGCAAAATATCATCAATGCGGAAAGAATTATTATTATCGCTTGCGGAACTTCTTGGCATTCTGGTCTTGTAGCAGAATATATGTTTGAGGAATTTGCTCGTATTCCTGTTGAAGTGGAGTATGCTTCAGAGTTTAGATATAGAAATCCTGTGATTAAGGAAGGCGATGTTGTGATCGCGATATCTCAATCAGGTGAGACGGCTGATACATTGGCGGCTATGGAGATGGCTAAGGAGAGAGGTGCTATTGTATTAGGCATTTGCAATGTTGTAGGTTCTTCTATCGCACGCGTGTCTCATGAAGGCGTTTATACGCATGCAGGGCCTGAGATTGGTGTTGCAAGTACTAAAGCTTTTACTGCCCAGTTGATCGTATTGGCTATGATCGCTCTTAAATTAGGTAGAAGAAGAGGTACAATTACTGAAGGAAGGTTCAGGGAGTTGTTGATCGAGCTGGATCAAATACCTGAAAAAGTGAAAAAGAGCCTTGATCTTGACGAGCAGACAAAAGAAATTTCAGCAGTATTCAAGGATGCGAAGAACTTTTTGTACTTGGGAAGAGGATATAATTTCCCTGTGGCATTGGAAGGAGCGTTGAAACTTAAAGAGATCTCTTATATACACGCTGAAGGTTATCCGGCAGCTGAGATGAAGCATGGACCAATCGCTTTGATTGATGAGGATATGCCTGTTGTATTTATAGCTACCAGAGATAGCTCATATGACAAAGTCGTTTCTAATATCCAAGAAGTGAAAGCGAGAAAAGGAAAGGTTATCGCTATCGTTTCAGAAGGAGACTCTTTGATACCGGGCATTGCGGATTATGTAATCGAAGTGCCTCATACGTTTGAAGGGTTTATGCCATTGGTTTCGGTTATTCCTTTGCAATTGCTTTCATACCATATCGCTGTGATGAGAGGTTGCAATGTAGACCAACCAAGAAACTTGGCAAAATCTGTGACTGTAGAATAG
- a CDS encoding DUF4270 family protein translates to MNLLTKKLFNYLGLAVLSALFIFSCQQSEESLFIGDPDFNDTVKTESINLSITQYWADSVRSSLRYNYQTGQFIDLEGIGKMTAKAYFQPQYPIKLVDSLINSSSSLDSLTINFLRSDILGVEDAGFQQRLTLHQLNDTLENRDYYTFQSASYNSEILASGYQPGKKDGAVDTLYMKVDESFAEDFILALKTQDFQDQRDFNNFFKGLALISDENSKFIYSYQYNSYMTLHFSSEVPGLETKEFKINFFFNSSTQDVNGNTGNYNTNFTNLDHDFTGSPLDGLTRGGEIKPRGGYFVGQNGTGLVPRINYQNVIERLKEIKGGFIVNNISLILNTERLARGMTSPESCYMPYANSRNRVVQIDSVIQSIQTPSPSIPIGGSSSPYTIMYDKSLQDYSPLNLTAYSQAVVDNADFINRTERIPAEFFIQPQFPTVGNFNQESNNLNFFQGNEQNTSVEVYYVEVLEDSE, encoded by the coding sequence ATGAACTTGTTGACTAAAAAACTATTTAATTATTTAGGGCTGGCAGTATTGTCAGCTCTATTCATTTTTTCTTGCCAGCAAAGCGAGGAATCTTTATTCATTGGCGATCCAGACTTCAACGATACTGTTAAGACTGAAAGCATTAACCTTTCTATAACTCAATATTGGGCTGATAGTGTGAGGTCTTCCTTAAGATACAACTATCAAACGGGGCAATTCATTGACCTTGAGGGTATCGGGAAGATGACTGCAAAAGCTTATTTTCAGCCTCAATATCCCATCAAGTTAGTAGATTCTTTGATCAATAGCTCTTCCTCTTTGGATTCCTTAACAATTAACTTCTTAAGAAGCGATATTTTGGGAGTTGAGGATGCTGGATTTCAACAGCGTTTGACATTGCATCAATTGAATGATACTTTAGAGAATAGAGATTACTATACTTTTCAATCTGCTTCTTACAATTCTGAAATTTTGGCATCAGGCTATCAGCCAGGTAAGAAAGATGGTGCTGTTGATACATTGTATATGAAAGTAGATGAATCTTTTGCAGAAGATTTTATTTTAGCTTTGAAAACTCAAGATTTTCAAGACCAAAGAGATTTTAACAATTTTTTCAAAGGCTTGGCATTGATATCAGATGAAAACTCAAAGTTCATTTATAGTTATCAATACAATAGCTATATGACACTTCATTTTTCATCTGAAGTACCTGGGTTGGAAACGAAAGAGTTTAAGATTAACTTTTTCTTCAATTCAAGCACCCAAGATGTTAATGGGAATACTGGTAATTATAATACCAATTTCACTAATTTAGATCATGATTTCACTGGTTCGCCTCTGGACGGTTTAACAAGAGGAGGTGAAATTAAGCCAAGAGGGGGGTATTTTGTTGGACAAAATGGGACTGGACTGGTTCCAAGGATAAACTACCAGAACGTAATCGAAAGATTGAAAGAAATAAAAGGCGGTTTTATTGTTAATAATATTTCATTGATTTTGAATACAGAACGATTAGCTAGAGGAATGACATCTCCTGAGAGTTGTTATATGCCTTATGCTAATAGTAGAAATAGGGTTGTTCAGATTGATAGTGTTATTCAGTCAATACAAACTCCTTCTCCTAGCATACCAATTGGCGGCTCGTCTTCACCATATACAATTATGTATGACAAAAGCCTTCAGGATTATTCGCCATTAAATCTTACTGCATATTCACAGGCTGTTGTTGATAATGCGGATTTTATTAACCGTACTGAAAGAATACCAGCTGAATTTTTTATTCAACCTCAATTCCCAACAGTTGGGAATTTTAATCAAGAATCTAATAACCTTAACTTTTTCCAAGGAAATGAGCAAAATACTTCCGTAGAGGTTTATTATGTGGAAGTATTAGAAGATTCGGAATAA
- a CDS encoding glycogen/starch synthase: MSKLRILYVASEINPFLQTSQVADFVRKLPQAMQEKGMEIRILVPRFGLINERKNRLHEVVRLSGINITVGEEEKPLIIKVASVPNAKLQVYFIDNEDYFHRKSIFHDKENNFHPDNDERAIFFCKGALETVKKLGWKPDIVHCNDWITSFIPMYLKTTYKNDPIFKDVKSVFTFYDSYFSHTFGEDILGKVKMIDIEDEMLDPLKSADFAGFIKMGTKYADVVHRYGEDYSESLSEILQKDLAEEEISVVKDDDKSFEDYYNLYNELVD; this comes from the coding sequence ATGTCAAAACTTCGAATTTTATACGTTGCAAGCGAAATTAACCCTTTCCTTCAAACTTCACAAGTAGCGGACTTTGTTCGCAAATTGCCACAAGCAATGCAAGAAAAAGGAATGGAAATCCGTATTCTTGTGCCAAGGTTTGGGTTAATCAACGAACGTAAGAATCGACTGCATGAAGTTGTTAGACTTTCAGGCATCAATATTACTGTAGGAGAAGAGGAGAAGCCGCTTATCATCAAAGTAGCTTCTGTGCCGAATGCGAAATTGCAGGTTTATTTTATTGACAATGAGGACTACTTCCATCGAAAGTCGATCTTTCATGACAAGGAAAACAATTTTCACCCTGACAATGATGAAAGGGCCATCTTTTTTTGCAAGGGAGCCTTGGAGACAGTCAAGAAATTAGGTTGGAAGCCCGATATAGTTCATTGCAACGATTGGATCACAAGCTTCATTCCAATGTATTTGAAAACAACTTACAAGAATGACCCGATCTTCAAGGATGTCAAGTCTGTGTTCACCTTTTATGACAGCTACTTCAGCCATACTTTTGGCGAGGATATCTTAGGCAAGGTGAAAATGATAGATATTGAAGATGAAATGCTTGATCCTTTGAAATCCGCGGATTTCGCTGGCTTTATCAAAATGGGTACTAAATACGCAGATGTGGTGCATCGATATGGCGAGGACTACAGTGAGAGCCTTAGCGAGATACTTCAAAAAGATTTGGCTGAAGAAGAAATCAGCGTGGTGAAGGACGACGATAAGAGCTTTGAAGACTATTATAACCTTTATAATGAACTTGTTGACTAA
- the panC gene encoding pantoate--beta-alanine ligase: MQVFEHVYDVREYIKERIASGKKVGFVPTMGALHEGHISLLNKAKQENDIVVCSIYVNPTQFNNAEDLKNYPSPIENDKKKLIDAHCDILYLPQTKEIYPTKDPKVIVDFGEMERTLEGEFRPGHFKGVGLIITKLFNIIKPAKAYFGEKDFQQLALIRNLADEFMFDTEIIGVDTMREKDGLAMSSRNLRLNEEERKISPIIYKALKTVEENLKNGDIEQAIEKGKAVILSNSKLTLEYLRVVDAYTLKDMENTMKTLTANICIAAHLGPVRLIDNIRVEL, translated from the coding sequence ATGCAGGTTTTTGAACACGTCTATGACGTACGGGAATATATAAAAGAGCGAATTGCTTCGGGCAAAAAAGTAGGTTTCGTGCCTACAATGGGAGCCTTGCATGAAGGCCATATTTCATTGCTCAACAAAGCAAAACAAGAAAACGACATCGTTGTCTGTAGTATTTATGTCAATCCGACACAATTTAATAACGCAGAAGATCTGAAAAATTATCCGTCACCCATAGAAAATGACAAAAAAAAATTAATCGATGCCCATTGCGACATACTTTACCTTCCTCAAACCAAAGAAATCTACCCAACAAAAGACCCTAAAGTAATTGTCGACTTCGGAGAAATGGAAAGAACGCTTGAAGGTGAATTCAGGCCAGGCCATTTCAAAGGAGTAGGTCTTATTATTACCAAGCTGTTCAATATAATCAAACCCGCCAAAGCATACTTTGGAGAAAAAGACTTTCAACAGCTCGCCTTGATTCGCAATCTTGCAGATGAATTCATGTTCGACACCGAAATTATCGGAGTAGACACAATGAGAGAAAAAGACGGCTTGGCGATGTCTTCCCGCAACCTCAGACTAAACGAAGAAGAAAGAAAAATATCTCCAATTATATACAAAGCATTAAAAACAGTTGAAGAAAACCTAAAAAACGGAGATATAGAACAAGCAATTGAAAAAGGAAAAGCTGTGATATTGTCCAACTCCAAGCTCACTTTGGAATACCTAAGAGTTGTAGACGCATATACGCTTAAAGATATGGAAAACACCATGAAGACTTTAACTGCAAACATATGCATAGCGGCTCATCTTGGTCCTGTTAGACTAATTGACAATATCCGCGTTGAACTTTAG
- the panD gene encoding aspartate 1-decarboxylase encodes MNIEVFKSKIHRVKVTQAELHYVGSITIDEDLMDAANIIENEKVQIVNINNGERLETYVIKGERGSGVVCLNGPAARKVQVGDIVIVISYATMSFEEAKNFQPTVAFPDENNRIV; translated from the coding sequence ATGAATATCGAAGTATTTAAGTCGAAAATTCACCGAGTGAAAGTCACTCAAGCGGAGCTACACTATGTGGGAAGCATCACTATCGATGAAGATCTAATGGATGCTGCCAATATCATCGAAAATGAGAAAGTTCAAATTGTCAATATTAACAATGGCGAACGCCTTGAAACATATGTGATCAAAGGAGAAAGAGGAAGCGGAGTCGTATGCCTCAATGGTCCGGCGGCAAGAAAAGTTCAAGTTGGAGATATTGTCATTGTGATATCTTATGCGACAATGAGCTTCGAAGAAGCTAAAAACTTCCAACCGACCGTAGCTTTCCCTGACGAGAACAATCGAATAGTATAA
- a CDS encoding lysylphosphatidylglycerol synthase transmembrane domain-containing protein, which yields MKDKIVSVTKYLITLVIAIAMFAYALKDYSLSSLWNDIKHVDVKWLLLSCIISIASHWARAYRWNLLLKPLGYPQLSSFRTFLAVMSGYIANLAIPRMGEVTRCGILKKTDNVSMSTGIGSVVTERLIDLFTLLGLLGATFLLEYNILSGFTIDFLSKKFEKYENLVPIAVGLGAIFVVLLALAIFAYFRYRSHLEKNAFYLKGKNLLMQASDGLLSLRKVEHPWKFWLSTIVIWALYYLMSYVIFWSIPETSDLTWRAGLAILVFGGMAMAAPAPGGIGTYHIMVSTILLLYGIGEKTGILYATVVHATQTIMILLIGGISLMASAIISKQKNSKEIENDELQRIHK from the coding sequence TTGAAAGATAAAATTGTCTCGGTAACTAAGTATCTCATTACTCTGGTCATTGCTATTGCAATGTTCGCATACGCTCTAAAAGACTACTCTTTATCAAGCCTTTGGAACGACATCAAACATGTGGATGTCAAGTGGCTATTGCTATCTTGCATCATATCCATTGCCAGCCATTGGGCCAGAGCTTACCGATGGAACTTGTTGCTCAAGCCTTTAGGTTATCCGCAACTTAGCTCTTTCCGAACTTTTCTGGCTGTAATGTCAGGGTACATAGCCAATCTAGCTATCCCAAGAATGGGAGAAGTAACGAGATGCGGTATTTTGAAAAAAACAGACAATGTATCCATGAGCACTGGCATCGGCAGCGTTGTTACAGAAAGACTTATAGATCTTTTTACTCTTCTGGGATTGCTTGGAGCTACATTTTTATTAGAATACAATATTTTAAGTGGCTTCACCATAGATTTTCTTAGCAAGAAATTTGAAAAATACGAAAACTTGGTTCCCATTGCTGTTGGCCTTGGGGCAATATTCGTAGTGTTGCTCGCTCTTGCCATTTTCGCTTATTTTAGATATCGAAGCCATTTGGAGAAAAATGCTTTTTATCTCAAAGGCAAAAACTTGCTAATGCAAGCTAGCGATGGTCTCCTTAGCTTAAGAAAAGTCGAACATCCTTGGAAATTTTGGCTTTCCACAATAGTAATATGGGCATTATACTACTTAATGTCGTACGTGATTTTTTGGTCTATTCCCGAAACCTCAGATTTGACTTGGAGAGCGGGACTTGCAATCCTTGTTTTTGGAGGGATGGCCATGGCAGCGCCTGCGCCAGGAGGCATAGGAACTTATCACATCATGGTCAGCACAATATTGTTGCTCTATGGCATAGGAGAAAAAACAGGAATACTGTACGCCACAGTTGTGCACGCCACTCAAACTATTATGATTCTACTCATTGGCGGAATCAGTTTAATGGCCAGCGCTATAATATCCAAACAAAAGAATTCAAAAGAAATCGAGAACGATGAGTTACAAAGAATCCATAAATAA